In Candidatus Desulforudis audaxviator MP104C, a genomic segment contains:
- a CDS encoding sulfite exporter TauE/SafE family protein, giving the protein MYFPVAGIEVAPWIPFLAGFAVAFVCSMGGVSGANLLLPFQVSVLGFTTPAVSATNHLFNVVGIPSGVYRYIREGRMVWPLTWMMIVGTIPGVFLGVFARVHYLPDPAAFKFFAGLVLLYIGVVMVRSLLKKPAPGTGAKSAERRFQELVSEFRKTAATAQEEGKTALPRTEVKQFSLTRMEYAFYGESFAVNPVIIISFSALVGIVGGIYGIGGGAIIAPVFVAMFHLPVYTIAGACLMGTFLTSLTAVVFYQVIAPFYPHLVVAPDWLLGVLFGFGGVVGMYLGARAQKFVPADIIKWLLAFILISTALRYVVQFFY; this is encoded by the coding sequence GTGTATTTCCCAGTGGCCGGAATCGAAGTGGCGCCGTGGATCCCTTTTCTGGCCGGTTTCGCGGTGGCCTTCGTCTGCAGCATGGGCGGGGTGTCCGGAGCGAACCTGCTGTTACCGTTCCAGGTAAGCGTGCTTGGGTTCACCACTCCCGCGGTCAGCGCCACCAACCATCTTTTTAACGTCGTGGGCATTCCCAGCGGGGTGTACCGTTACATCCGGGAAGGGCGCATGGTCTGGCCCCTGACCTGGATGATGATCGTGGGCACTATCCCCGGCGTATTCCTGGGGGTGTTCGCGCGCGTGCACTACTTGCCGGACCCGGCTGCTTTCAAGTTCTTTGCCGGGCTGGTGCTTTTGTATATCGGTGTGGTGATGGTCAGGTCCCTGCTTAAAAAACCGGCTCCCGGAACCGGGGCGAAGTCCGCGGAACGGCGGTTTCAGGAACTGGTCAGCGAGTTCCGCAAGACCGCGGCGACCGCTCAGGAGGAAGGCAAGACGGCTCTGCCCCGGACCGAGGTGAAGCAGTTTAGCCTAACCAGGATGGAGTATGCTTTCTACGGCGAGTCTTTTGCGGTCAACCCCGTGATCATCATTTCTTTTTCCGCGCTGGTGGGCATTGTGGGCGGGATTTACGGCATCGGCGGCGGGGCGATCATCGCTCCGGTCTTCGTGGCCATGTTCCACCTGCCGGTGTACACCATCGCCGGGGCGTGCCTGATGGGCACCTTTCTCACGTCCCTGACGGCGGTTGTCTTCTACCAGGTGATCGCCCCCTTTTATCCGCACTTGGTGGTGGCGCCGGACTGGCTGCTCGGCGTCCTGTTCGGGTTCGGCGGCGTGGTGGGAATGTACCTTGGGGCCAGGGCTCAAAAATTCGTCCCGGCCGACATCATCAAGTGGCTGCTAGCTTTCATCCTCATTTCCACCGCGTTGCGGTACGTCGTGCAGTTCTTCTACTAG
- the eno gene encoding phosphopyruvate hydratase — MSTFIADIFAREILDSRGNPTVEVDVILDDGTLGRAAVPSGASTGTFEAVELRDGDMHRFLGRGVSRAVANVNAIIAPEITGADATDQVAIDTALIELDGTENKSKLGANAILGVSLAVCKAAANGVGLPLYRYLGGTHARELPVPQLNILNGGRHADNNLDIQEFMIVPVGASTFAGALRCGVEVYHALKKVLKSRGLGTTVGDEGGFAPFLESHAQALDLILEAIRTAGYRPGEDVLLALDAAASEFFREGRYHLAGENRTLTAGELIGYYEELIQNYPIISIEDGLAEEDWEGWRELTARLGGRVQLVGDDLFVTNPQRLERGIASKIANSILIKVNQIGTVTETLETISRARRAGYTAVISHRSGETEDVTIADLAVATGAGQIKTGAPCRTERVAKYNHLLRIEEELGETAVFRGRRNFYHL; from the coding sequence GTGTCCACTTTCATCGCCGATATCTTTGCCCGGGAGATCCTTGATTCACGCGGCAACCCCACCGTCGAGGTCGACGTCATTCTCGACGACGGCACACTGGGCCGGGCGGCCGTACCGTCGGGCGCGTCCACGGGGACCTTCGAGGCGGTCGAGCTGCGCGACGGGGATATGCACCGCTTCCTCGGCCGGGGAGTCAGCCGGGCGGTGGCGAACGTCAACGCCATCATCGCCCCGGAGATCACCGGCGCCGACGCCACCGACCAGGTGGCCATCGACACCGCCCTGATCGAACTGGACGGCACCGAAAACAAGAGCAAGCTCGGGGCCAACGCCATTCTGGGGGTCTCCCTGGCGGTGTGCAAGGCCGCGGCCAACGGGGTCGGCCTGCCCCTGTACCGCTATCTGGGCGGGACCCATGCCCGTGAGCTGCCGGTGCCGCAGTTGAACATCCTCAACGGGGGCCGGCACGCCGACAACAACCTGGACATCCAGGAGTTCATGATCGTGCCGGTGGGCGCGTCCACCTTTGCGGGCGCTCTGCGCTGCGGGGTGGAAGTCTACCACGCGCTGAAAAAGGTCTTGAAATCCCGGGGTCTGGGCACCACGGTGGGGGACGAGGGCGGTTTCGCCCCGTTCCTGGAATCACACGCGCAGGCGCTCGACCTGATCTTGGAGGCGATTCGGACCGCCGGGTACCGTCCCGGAGAGGACGTGCTGCTGGCCCTCGACGCGGCCGCGAGCGAGTTCTTTCGGGAAGGCCGTTACCACCTGGCCGGGGAAAACAGGACGCTTACGGCCGGCGAGCTGATCGGCTACTATGAGGAATTGATCCAGAACTACCCGATCATCTCCATTGAGGACGGGTTAGCCGAAGAGGACTGGGAAGGCTGGCGGGAACTCACCGCGCGTTTGGGCGGCCGGGTGCAGCTGGTGGGGGATGATCTGTTTGTAACGAATCCCCAGCGGCTGGAAAGAGGAATTGCTTCGAAAATAGCAAATTCTATTCTGATAAAGGTGAACCAGATCGGTACGGTGACCGAAACCCTGGAGACCATCAGCCGGGCCCGGAGAGCGGGTTACACCGCGGTGATCTCGCACCGTTCGGGTGAGACCGAGGACGTGACCATCGCGGACCTGGCGGTAGCCACCGGGGCCGGGCAAATCAAGACCGGTGCCCCGTGCCGGACGGAACGGGTGGCCAAGTACAACCACCTGCTCCGGATTGAGGAGGAATTGGGCGAGACTGCCGTATTTCGGGGCCGGAGGAACTTCTACCACCTGTAA
- the whiA gene encoding DNA-binding protein WhiA: protein MSFSAHTKDELARIEGLPSCCRLAELAALAKLNGRLVHGPAELLIVTENAAIARKVFKALKMQFRLAARVEIRRKPRLKKNNEYLVRIGNQDGLGPALEEMGLCTVSLRVRPGLKRDLVRRECCRRSYLRGAFLARGSVSSPRGSYHLEITVGDQRMAADLSGLMRKVGLEGRLSPRKRGWIVYLKDGEQVADALKLMGAHAALLDFENARVYKDMRNRVNRLVNCDTANLGKTVSAGVRQEEHIRLVVQRFGLETLSPPLRQVARLRLQYPEVSLRELGELAQPPLSKSCVNHRLRKLEQIAEHILASRTRN, encoded by the coding sequence GTGTCGTTTTCTGCCCATACCAAGGACGAACTGGCCCGGATCGAGGGGTTGCCGTCTTGCTGCCGGTTGGCGGAACTGGCGGCTCTGGCCAAGCTGAACGGCCGCCTTGTACACGGACCGGCGGAACTGCTGATCGTGACGGAAAACGCGGCGATTGCCCGCAAGGTTTTCAAGGCGTTGAAGATGCAATTCAGGCTCGCCGCCCGGGTGGAAATCCGTCGCAAGCCGCGGCTGAAGAAAAACAACGAGTATCTGGTCCGGATCGGCAACCAGGACGGCTTGGGCCCCGCCCTGGAGGAAATGGGCCTGTGCACTGTTTCCCTGCGGGTCAGACCCGGTTTGAAACGGGATCTGGTGCGCCGGGAATGCTGCCGGCGGTCTTACCTCCGGGGGGCGTTCCTGGCCCGCGGTTCGGTTTCCAGCCCCCGGGGATCCTACCACCTGGAAATCACCGTCGGGGACCAGCGCATGGCGGCGGACTTATCGGGCTTGATGCGCAAGGTCGGCCTGGAGGGGCGCCTCTCCCCGCGTAAACGGGGTTGGATAGTGTACCTCAAGGACGGCGAGCAGGTGGCCGACGCGCTTAAGCTCATGGGAGCGCACGCGGCCCTGCTCGATTTTGAAAACGCCCGCGTCTACAAGGATATGCGCAACCGGGTGAACCGGCTGGTGAACTGTGACACGGCCAACCTGGGGAAAACAGTGTCGGCCGGGGTGCGCCAGGAGGAACACATCCGGCTGGTGGTGCAGCGGTTCGGCCTGGAGACGCTTTCCCCGCCGCTCCGCCAGGTGGCCCGGCTGCGCCTGCAGTATCCTGAAGTCAGCCTGCGTGAACTGGGTGAGTTGGCCCAGCCTCCCTTGAGCAAGTCTTGCGTTAACCATCGCCTGCGGAAGCTTGAACAGATCGCCGAGCATATTTTGGCTTCCAGAACCCGGAATTGA
- the tpiA gene encoding triose-phosphate isomerase, with protein sequence MRQPIIAGNWKMYKTPSEAVEFVRRLQEASAGVDNVEIVVAPPFPALVPVAGVLAGSFIGLAAQNMFWEAEGAFTGEVSPVMLAEIGCRYVILGHSERRQYFGETDANVNRKAWAALDRGLVPIVCVGESLDEREAGRTEKVVTAQIQGCLAGLPADAVAGLVIAYEPVWAIGTGRTASPADAQEVSARIRALVAELFGREAADRVRIQYGGSVKPENTRALISQPDIDGALVGGASLKVESFAGIIRETGGAVGR encoded by the coding sequence GTGCGCCAGCCGATTATCGCCGGCAACTGGAAGATGTACAAGACGCCTTCCGAAGCCGTGGAATTCGTGAGGCGGCTCCAGGAGGCGAGTGCCGGCGTTGATAACGTGGAAATCGTGGTTGCACCGCCGTTTCCGGCTTTGGTACCGGTGGCCGGGGTGTTGGCCGGGTCGTTCATCGGCCTGGCCGCCCAGAACATGTTCTGGGAAGCCGAAGGGGCTTTCACCGGCGAGGTTTCGCCGGTGATGCTGGCGGAGATCGGCTGCCGGTACGTGATCCTCGGCCACTCCGAACGGCGGCAGTACTTCGGGGAAACCGACGCGAACGTGAACCGCAAGGCTTGGGCCGCGCTGGACCGGGGGCTGGTCCCGATCGTCTGCGTGGGGGAGTCCCTGGACGAGCGCGAGGCGGGCCGGACCGAGAAGGTGGTCACCGCCCAGATCCAGGGGTGCCTGGCCGGATTGCCGGCGGACGCGGTGGCCGGGCTGGTCATCGCCTACGAACCGGTTTGGGCGATCGGGACGGGCCGGACCGCTAGTCCCGCGGACGCCCAGGAGGTAAGCGCCCGGATCCGCGCCCTGGTGGCCGAACTCTTCGGCCGGGAGGCGGCGGACCGGGTCCGGATCCAGTACGGGGGCAGCGTTAAACCGGAGAACACCCGTGCGCTGATATCCCAGCCGGACATCGACGGGGCCCTGGTGGGAGGGGCGAGCCTGAAGGTCGAGAGTTTCGCCGGCATCATCCGGGAGACCGGGGGGGCGGTGGGGCGTTGA
- a CDS encoding sodium-translocating pyrophosphatase yields MDVNLIPWIGVGASLLAILFALYLTSWLMGRPAGTEKMQSISKAVQEGAMAYLARQYKTIAVVGVIVAVALFLALDWQTAFAFVVGAFFSGLCGFIGMSVSTRSNARVAEAAKQGLSYGLNVSFKAGTVTGMMCVGLALLGLSGVFIAFYDPNNVSQAVHALVGLGFGGSLIALFARIGGGIFTKSADVGADLVGKVEAGIPEDDPRNPATIADNVGDNVGDCAGMAADLFETYAVTAVGAMLLGYLIFGGALEYILYPVALGAVAIVASIIGVFFVRLGGSTNIMSALYKGVWVSAILALIGFYPITAWMLGDVTMFFAAIVGVVATVLIMYITDYYTSKNYRPVRSIAHASQSGHGTNIITGLSVGMESAIPPTLMIVAGILAAYYVGGGGGEGVYAIGIASMAMLSMCGMIVALDSYGPVTDNAGGIAEMADLPPEVRNVTDALDAVGNTTKAVTKGYAIGSAALAAIVLFADYVNALKKASAGAGAAAEYVFKLGDPLVLAGLFIGGAVVFMFSSLANGAVGRAAFSVVEEVRRQFREIPGIMEGTAKPEYGRCVDIVTKRALKEMVVPGLIPVVTVLLVGFILGPLALGGVLIGVIVVGIYMACFQNNAGGAWDNAKKWIEEGMYGGKGSEAHKAAVTGDTVGDPLKDTAGPAVNPVIKVVNVVALLMVPLIFHIVR; encoded by the coding sequence ATGGATGTGAACCTGATTCCATGGATCGGCGTCGGGGCGTCGCTTCTGGCCATTCTGTTTGCCCTTTACCTGACCAGTTGGCTCATGGGCCGTCCGGCAGGCACGGAAAAGATGCAGTCGATCTCCAAGGCCGTTCAGGAGGGGGCGATGGCGTACTTGGCGCGCCAGTACAAAACCATCGCGGTGGTTGGCGTGATTGTGGCGGTAGCTCTGTTTCTTGCTCTCGACTGGCAGACGGCGTTTGCGTTTGTCGTGGGCGCCTTCTTCTCTGGTCTTTGCGGCTTTATCGGTATGAGCGTATCCACCCGCAGCAACGCCCGTGTGGCGGAAGCGGCGAAACAAGGGTTGTCCTACGGCCTTAACGTATCCTTCAAAGCCGGCACGGTTACGGGGATGATGTGCGTCGGTCTTGCTCTGCTCGGTTTGTCCGGTGTCTTTATTGCCTTTTATGATCCCAACAATGTCTCGCAGGCGGTGCACGCTCTGGTTGGTCTCGGCTTCGGTGGCAGCCTGATTGCTCTCTTCGCCCGGATCGGCGGCGGCATCTTCACCAAGAGCGCCGACGTGGGCGCGGACCTGGTGGGCAAAGTCGAAGCTGGCATTCCTGAGGACGACCCGCGGAATCCGGCGACCATCGCCGATAACGTCGGTGACAACGTCGGTGACTGCGCCGGTATGGCCGCCGACCTGTTCGAGACCTACGCGGTGACGGCTGTCGGCGCGATGCTGCTCGGTTACCTGATCTTCGGCGGCGCGCTTGAGTACATCCTGTACCCGGTGGCGCTGGGCGCGGTAGCGATCGTCGCTTCCATCATTGGTGTGTTCTTCGTACGCCTGGGCGGCAGCACCAACATCATGAGCGCGCTGTACAAGGGCGTCTGGGTGTCGGCGATTCTTGCCCTGATCGGTTTCTACCCGATCACCGCCTGGATGCTGGGTGATGTCACCATGTTTTTCGCGGCCATAGTCGGTGTGGTAGCCACGGTATTGATCATGTACATTACCGATTACTATACGTCCAAGAACTACCGGCCGGTTAGGTCCATTGCCCACGCTTCCCAGTCCGGTCACGGTACCAACATCATCACGGGTCTCTCGGTGGGTATGGAGTCCGCCATTCCCCCGACTCTGATGATTGTAGCGGGTATTCTGGCCGCTTACTACGTCGGCGGCGGCGGCGGCGAAGGTGTGTACGCCATCGGCATCGCCTCCATGGCTATGCTCTCCATGTGCGGCATGATCGTGGCCCTCGACTCTTACGGTCCGGTCACCGACAACGCGGGCGGTATCGCCGAGATGGCCGACCTGCCTCCCGAAGTCCGCAACGTGACTGACGCGCTGGACGCCGTCGGCAACACCACCAAGGCGGTCACCAAGGGTTACGCCATCGGTTCGGCGGCCCTGGCGGCCATCGTGCTCTTTGCGGACTACGTAAACGCCTTGAAGAAAGCGTCCGCAGGGGCCGGTGCGGCCGCGGAATACGTCTTCAAGCTGGGTGACCCGCTGGTGCTGGCCGGCCTGTTCATCGGCGGCGCGGTGGTGTTCATGTTCTCCTCGCTGGCCAACGGCGCGGTGGGCCGCGCGGCCTTCTCCGTGGTGGAAGAGGTGCGGCGCCAGTTCCGGGAAATCCCCGGCATCATGGAAGGCACCGCGAAGCCGGAGTACGGCCGGTGCGTGGACATCGTCACCAAGCGCGCGCTGAAGGAAATGGTCGTTCCCGGGCTGATCCCGGTCGTTACCGTTTTGCTGGTCGGTTTCATCCTGGGTCCGCTGGCTCTGGGCGGCGTGCTGATCGGTGTGATCGTGGTGGGCATCTACATGGCCTGCTTCCAGAACAACGCCGGCGGCGCCTGGGACAACGCCAAGAAGTGGATTGAGGAAGGCATGTACGGCGGCAAGGGCAGTGAGGCCCACAAGGCCGCGGTCACCGGCGACACCGTGGGCGATCCGCTGAAGGACACTGCGGGCCCGGCGGTCAACCCGGTCATCAAGGTCGTGAACGTGGTGGCCCTGCTCATGGTTCCGCTGATCTTCCACATCGTCAGGTAA
- the rapZ gene encoding RNase adapter RapZ produces the protein MAGTRLLIVTGLSGAGKTQAVRCLEDLGFFCVDNLPPKLIPKFAELCAQTTGKIERIALVVDIRGGEFFATVLDVLKDLKNQGLRYEILYLEASNETLVRRFKESRRPHPLSTSGEIVEGIEAERLALRELRGLAHKIIDTSNFSVAQLKQEIANLYGGNEDRERLAITAVSFGYKYGIPLDADLVIDVRFLPNPHYEPQLQPLTGLDEPVREYVFEAPTTSEFLSHLVNLFDFLIPQYIREGKTTLTLAIGCTGGKHRSVVLADWLGEQLRERKHRIVVRHRDLGRDVSGTNY, from the coding sequence ATGGCGGGGACCAGGCTCCTGATTGTTACTGGTCTGTCCGGGGCGGGTAAGACTCAGGCCGTACGATGTCTGGAGGACCTTGGGTTCTTTTGCGTTGACAATTTGCCCCCAAAGCTCATACCCAAGTTTGCCGAGCTTTGCGCCCAGACCACGGGTAAAATTGAGCGGATCGCCCTGGTGGTCGACATCCGGGGCGGGGAGTTCTTTGCCACCGTACTGGATGTGCTGAAGGACCTTAAAAATCAGGGCCTGCGGTACGAGATCCTGTACCTGGAGGCCTCAAACGAGACCCTGGTGCGCCGCTTCAAGGAGTCCAGGCGCCCGCACCCGTTGAGCACATCGGGGGAGATCGTGGAAGGGATCGAGGCCGAACGGCTGGCACTGCGGGAACTGCGCGGCTTGGCCCACAAAATCATTGACACCTCCAACTTCTCCGTGGCCCAGCTCAAGCAGGAGATCGCCAACCTCTACGGAGGGAATGAAGACCGGGAGCGTTTGGCGATCACCGCCGTTTCCTTCGGTTACAAATACGGGATTCCCCTGGATGCGGACTTGGTCATCGACGTCCGGTTTTTGCCCAATCCCCACTATGAACCTCAACTCCAGCCCCTGACCGGGCTCGACGAGCCGGTAAGAGAGTACGTCTTCGAAGCGCCGACCACCAGCGAATTCCTCTCCCATCTGGTGAACTTGTTCGATTTCCTAATTCCGCAGTACATCCGGGAGGGCAAGACCACGCTGACGTTGGCCATCGGATGCACGGGCGGCAAGCACCGGTCGGTAGTGCTGGCTGACTGGCTGGGAGAACAACTGCGGGAACGCAAACACCGGATCGTGGTCCGTCACCGTGACTTGGGCCGGGACGTTTCCGGCACGAATTATTAG
- a CDS encoding phosphoglycerate kinase produces MLKKTIRDVDIAGKRVFVRVDFNVPFNERGEVADDTRIRAVLPTIEYLLTGGAAVILASHLGRPKGKRDDRFSLRPVADRLSALTARQVRFAAEAVGPETEAASRELAPGDILLLENIRFYPEEEQNDPEFASRLAALADLYVNDAFGTAHRAHASTAGIAAHLPAVAGLLLERELDILGRLLSVPERPFVALIGGAKISDKIGVLERLIEKADYLLVGGGMANTFLAAQGHNLQASLVEADRLETARYLLAKAGPGERITLPIDLVVAPDREQPEKRATVAVESIPAGWAAFDLGSGTVRLYANRLRPARTIFWNGPVGLFEVPGFDRGTLDLARVIAAAEATTVVGGGDTVAAVKQAGVLDQVTHVSTGGGASLKLLEGRELPGVAVLQNR; encoded by the coding sequence TTGCTTAAGAAAACGATACGGGACGTGGACATCGCCGGGAAACGGGTTTTTGTGCGGGTGGACTTTAATGTCCCCTTCAACGAACGGGGCGAGGTGGCCGACGACACCCGGATCCGCGCGGTCCTGCCCACCATCGAGTACCTGCTCACCGGAGGGGCGGCCGTGATCCTGGCTTCACACCTGGGCCGGCCCAAAGGCAAACGCGACGACCGGTTCAGCCTGCGGCCGGTGGCCGACAGACTCAGCGCGCTGACCGCCCGGCAGGTGCGTTTCGCTGCGGAGGCCGTGGGTCCGGAAACCGAAGCCGCCTCCCGGGAACTGGCCCCGGGTGACATTCTGCTGCTGGAGAACATCCGCTTTTATCCGGAAGAGGAGCAAAACGACCCCGAATTCGCTTCCCGCCTGGCTGCTCTGGCTGACCTCTACGTGAACGACGCCTTCGGAACCGCCCACCGTGCCCACGCTTCCACCGCCGGTATCGCCGCTCACCTTCCGGCCGTCGCCGGTTTGCTCTTGGAGAGAGAACTGGACATCCTGGGGCGGTTGCTGTCCGTTCCGGAACGCCCGTTCGTGGCCCTAATCGGGGGTGCGAAGATTTCCGACAAAATCGGGGTCCTGGAGCGTCTCATCGAGAAGGCCGACTACCTCCTGGTCGGCGGAGGAATGGCGAACACCTTCCTCGCGGCCCAGGGCCACAATCTCCAGGCGTCCCTGGTGGAGGCCGACCGGCTGGAGACGGCCAGGTACCTGTTGGCTAAGGCCGGTCCGGGGGAGCGGATCACGCTGCCGATCGACCTGGTGGTGGCGCCGGATCGGGAGCAACCCGAAAAACGCGCGACCGTAGCGGTGGAGAGCATCCCCGCGGGCTGGGCGGCTTTTGACCTGGGTTCCGGCACCGTGCGCCTGTATGCCAACCGGCTCCGGCCGGCGCGCACCATCTTCTGGAACGGACCGGTGGGCCTTTTCGAGGTGCCCGGGTTCGACCGCGGCACGCTGGATTTGGCCCGGGTGATCGCCGCCGCCGAAGCGACCACCGTCGTCGGCGGGGGGGACACCGTCGCGGCGGTGAAACAGGCGGGTGTACTCGACCAGGTGACCCACGTGTCTACCGGCGGGGGCGCTTCGCTGAAACTGCTGGAGGGCCGGGAACTCCCGGGCGTGGCCGTCCTGCAGAACCGGTAG
- the gpmI gene encoding 2,3-bisphosphoglycerate-independent phosphoglycerate mutase, whose protein sequence is MSPNTPLVLVILDGWGCGDRVEGNAIAQADTPNWNRYRSVWPRTVLKCSGEDVGLPPGQMGNSEVGHLNLGAGRIVYQDLTRITRAVRDGSFFENAVLRTSIEASRRNGHALHLMGLLSDGGVHSHISHLFALLELAGRLDQRSVYVHAFLDGRDVPPANALEYVEALEDKLKTLGYGAVASVIGRYYAMDRDRRWERTARAYRAMVYGEGLRASSARQAVEKGYERGETDEFIQPTVIVRDGRPVAQVRDGDALVFFNFRPDRARQITRSFTDAEFGGFERGPAPAFPDFVCLTQYDRTIVAPVAFGPQELTNTLGNVLSRHGLRQLRLAETEKYAHVTFFFNGGVEQRDPGEDRLLIPSPKVPTYDLKPEMSAREVTDAFLANIEKYDIIIMNYANPDMVGHTGDLSAAIKAVETVDECLGRVVEAVLARGGTVLVSGDHGNAEHMCDAEGCPLTAHTCNPVPLLIIGEAVAGRSLRPGSLQDVAPTILDLLGLPKPPEMTGTSLLS, encoded by the coding sequence TTGAGCCCGAACACGCCGCTGGTCCTGGTGATTTTGGACGGCTGGGGCTGCGGGGACCGGGTGGAGGGGAACGCCATCGCTCAGGCCGACACCCCCAACTGGAACCGGTACCGGAGCGTTTGGCCCCGTACCGTGCTCAAGTGCTCGGGCGAGGACGTGGGGCTTCCCCCCGGCCAGATGGGAAACTCGGAGGTCGGGCACCTGAACCTTGGCGCCGGCCGCATTGTGTACCAAGATCTGACCCGAATCACCCGTGCCGTCAGGGACGGGAGTTTTTTTGAAAACGCGGTTCTTAGGACGAGCATTGAGGCCTCCCGGAGAAACGGGCACGCCCTGCACCTGATGGGACTTTTGTCCGACGGCGGCGTGCACAGCCACATCAGCCACCTTTTCGCCCTGCTCGAACTGGCCGGGCGGCTGGACCAGCGTTCCGTGTACGTGCACGCTTTCCTGGACGGCCGGGACGTGCCCCCGGCCAACGCTCTGGAATACGTCGAGGCGCTGGAGGACAAGCTGAAAACGCTGGGGTACGGGGCCGTGGCCTCGGTGATAGGGCGGTACTACGCCATGGACCGGGACCGGCGGTGGGAGCGCACGGCCCGGGCCTACCGGGCCATGGTCTACGGCGAGGGCCTCCGGGCTTCCTCGGCCCGGCAGGCCGTGGAAAAGGGCTACGAGCGGGGGGAAACCGACGAGTTCATCCAGCCGACCGTGATTGTCCGGGATGGCCGGCCGGTCGCCCAGGTGCGTGACGGGGACGCGCTGGTTTTCTTCAACTTCCGGCCGGACCGGGCCCGCCAGATCACCAGGTCTTTCACGGATGCCGAGTTCGGCGGTTTTGAACGGGGTCCGGCGCCCGCCTTTCCGGACTTCGTGTGTCTCACCCAGTACGACCGGACCATTGTAGCGCCGGTTGCTTTCGGTCCCCAGGAACTCACCAACACTCTGGGCAACGTCTTGAGCCGGCATGGGTTGCGCCAGCTCCGCCTGGCCGAAACCGAAAAATACGCGCACGTCACTTTCTTTTTCAACGGGGGCGTGGAACAACGCGACCCGGGGGAGGACCGGCTCCTGATCCCCTCTCCGAAAGTCCCCACCTACGATTTGAAACCGGAGATGAGCGCCCGAGAGGTAACGGACGCCTTTCTGGCGAATATCGAAAAATACGACATAATCATCATGAATTACGCCAATCCCGACATGGTCGGGCACACTGGAGACCTCTCGGCCGCCATCAAGGCCGTCGAAACGGTGGACGAGTGCCTGGGCCGGGTCGTGGAGGCCGTGCTGGCCCGAGGCGGGACGGTACTCGTTTCGGGGGATCACGGCAACGCCGAGCACATGTGCGACGCGGAAGGCTGCCCGCTTACGGCTCATACCTGCAACCCGGTGCCCCTGCTGATCATAGGGGAGGCGGTGGCGGGCCGGTCCCTGCGCCCGGGAAGCTTGCAGGACGTGGCCCCCACGATTCTCGACCTGTTGGGGTTGCCCAAGCCGCCGGAAATGACGGGTACCTCACTCCTCTCCTGA
- the gap gene encoding type I glyceraldehyde-3-phosphate dehydrogenase, with protein MTVRLAINGFGRIGKLVMRAALAREDVEVVAVNHKSRRLVATPEYAESLLYSLRHDSVHGRFHSEIAARGDVLLFRGKEIKVLAEGDPAALPWAELGADIVIESTGVFKDAARAGGHLRAGGRKVIITAPAVDADLMVVMGVNHHLYDPERHHIVSNASCTTNCLAPVAKVLHERFGIRKALMNTVHAYTNGQQLLDMPYRDPRRGRAAALSIVPTTTGAAKAVGRVLPELEGRINGYALRVPVPNVSVVDLVAELEQEAAEEEINAALREAAAGELKGILAFEDTPLVSVDYIGDPHSATIDGPSTMVLGGNLVRVVAWYDNEWGYSCRVVDLAVYIASRGFPE; from the coding sequence ATGACGGTGAGACTGGCAATCAACGGGTTCGGCCGGATCGGAAAGCTGGTGATGCGCGCGGCCCTAGCCCGGGAAGACGTCGAGGTGGTGGCGGTCAATCACAAGTCGCGGCGGCTGGTCGCAACGCCCGAATACGCGGAATCCCTTCTGTACAGCCTCCGCCACGATTCGGTCCACGGCCGGTTCCACTCTGAGATAGCCGCCCGTGGTGATGTTTTGCTGTTCCGGGGCAAGGAAATCAAGGTTCTGGCGGAAGGAGACCCGGCGGCCCTCCCGTGGGCTGAACTGGGAGCAGATATAGTGATCGAGTCGACCGGGGTGTTCAAGGACGCCGCCCGGGCCGGAGGCCACCTCCGGGCCGGTGGCAGGAAGGTGATCATCACCGCGCCGGCGGTGGACGCAGACCTAATGGTGGTGATGGGCGTGAATCACCACCTGTACGACCCGGAAAGACACCACATCGTCTCCAACGCCTCCTGCACCACCAACTGTCTGGCCCCGGTCGCCAAGGTGCTGCACGAACGGTTCGGGATTCGGAAGGCGTTGATGAACACGGTGCACGCGTACACCAACGGCCAGCAGTTGCTTGACATGCCGTACCGGGATCCCCGCCGGGGGAGGGCGGCCGCCCTTTCCATTGTGCCGACGACCACCGGAGCGGCCAAGGCGGTCGGCCGGGTGCTGCCCGAACTCGAGGGCAGGATCAACGGCTACGCCCTGCGGGTTCCGGTGCCGAATGTGTCGGTGGTTGACCTGGTGGCCGAACTCGAACAGGAGGCCGCCGAGGAAGAAATCAACGCCGCCCTGCGGGAAGCGGCCGCGGGCGAACTCAAAGGCATTCTGGCCTTTGAGGACACCCCCCTGGTCTCGGTGGACTATATCGGGGACCCGCATTCCGCCACCATTGACGGTCCCTCGACCATGGTCCTGGGCGGGAATCTGGTCCGGGTGGTGGCCTGGTACGACAACGAATGGGGTTATTCCTGCCGGGTGGTGGACCTGGCCGTCTATATCGCGTCCAGGGGATTCCCGGAATAA